Sequence from the Hamadaea flava genome:
CCGCGCCGAACGCTCCGCCTACGACCGCCGTGACTTCACCCTCATCCCCTACGGCGAAGGCGAATACCGAGTACGTGGCATCCTCGACACCGAAGCAGCCGCGATCGTGCGCACCGCGCTGGATCCGCTGTCCGGGCCGCGCAAACCCGCCCCGACAGTGGCCGCCGCGATCGGCGCAGATGCGTGCGGCGGTTCAGATGCGGTGAACGATGATTGCGCTGCCGCCCGCGTGGTGCCGGGTGAGCCAGACCCGCGCTCGGCCGGAGCCCGCCGTGCCGACGCCTTGGTCGAGGTATGCCAGCGGATCATGGACGCCGGTGAGCTGCCCGACAACGGCGGCGAGAAGCCACACCTGACGATCACCCTGCCCTGGGACGCCCTCCAAGCCAAGGTCGCCGCAGGACTGCTCGACACCGGCGACCTGCTCACCCCGGAAACCGTGCGACGGCTCGCGTGCGACGCGATGATCATCCCAGCCGTGCTCGGCGGCGACGGTCAGGTCCTCGACGTCGGCCGCGCCCGACGGCTGATCGACGGGCCGTTGCGCCGCGCACTGGTGTTGCGGGACAAGGGCTGCGCCTTCCCCGGTTGCGAGAGACCACCGCAGTGGTGCCACGGCCACCACCTCAAGGCTTGGGCAGACGGCGGAACCACCTGTCTCGCGAATTCCGTGCTGCTTTGCGGCTTTCATCATCGCGAGATCCACCACGGACTCTGGGAAGTCCGCATGAGACCCGACGGTCTCCCCGAATTCCTCCCACCGGCCTTCGTCGACCCGCTCCGAAGAGCAGTCCGCAACACCCTCCACCGGCGCTGCTGAGGTCAAGTGGCTTGAGTGACAAGTACCTGCCGCGACGACACGTGTCGTCAGCCGCGGCGGTCGTACAGCCGGTCGACGTGGCGTACTGCGCCGATCAGCATGCCCGCGAGCAGCCAGCAGCCCGCGCCGAAGAGCACACCCGCCGGGAACTCCATGAAGTAGGCCAGCCCCGCTCCGACCACCAGGAGCAGCAGCGTGTCGAAGACGAGCAGGCTGCGCAGCACGATGAGGGCGTACACGCTCACGCTGACAGGATGCGGCTTCGGGAAACGCCGTGGGCTCAGAGTTTCCTCAGAGCGTGCGATGATCATCGGTATAGCCTGTGACCTATGATCAGCGCACAGGACGAGACCCTGCTCCGGCGGGCCATCGAGATCGCGGCGGAGGCCGTCGACTCAGGCGACGCACCCTACGGTTCGCTGCTGGCCGATGAGAACGGCACGATTCTCATCGAGGAGCACAACACGGTCAGGCGGGACAACGACATCAGCGCCCATCCGGAGTTGAAGCTCGCCCGTTGGGCGGCTCGCGAACTCGACCCGGAGACGGCGGCGCGGACGACGATGTACACGAGTTGCCAGCCGTGCGGCATGTGCTCCGGCGGCATCATCCGGTCCGGGCTCGGCCGCGTCGTGTACGCCCTGTCCGCCGAGCAGCTCGTCGAGTTGAACCCGGGTTCGGCGTGGCCGACGGTGCCCCAGGAGGGCCCAGCTCTCTTCGAGGCGGCCCGCGTCCCGATCGAG
This genomic interval carries:
- a CDS encoding nucleoside deaminase; the encoded protein is MISAQDETLLRRAIEIAAEAVDSGDAPYGSLLADENGTILIEEHNTVRRDNDISAHPELKLARWAARELDPETAARTTMYTSCQPCGMCSGGIIRSGLGRVVYALSAEQLVELNPGSAWPTVPQEGPALFEAARVPIETYYQ
- a CDS encoding HNH endonuclease signature motif containing protein, which codes for MTPWKAPDGCSNVDSVNGVLAQVEAGVAELATGPLWTLSDTEITDEVRRVHATIQALSGRFLTLIGAADSRDIPHNAGATGTANWLSYLLAMRHRDAQAWTKLAGMLPAVPVVEAALADGRVNVEQARVIAKTVHDLPSGVGELGKAKAAEVLTKLATDDRLLPEVLEKHQRQILETVAPEIADDKLRRDLDRAERSAYDRRDFTLIPYGEGEYRVRGILDTEAAAIVRTALDPLSGPRKPAPTVAAAIGADACGGSDAVNDDCAAARVVPGEPDPRSAGARRADALVEVCQRIMDAGELPDNGGEKPHLTITLPWDALQAKVAAGLLDTGDLLTPETVRRLACDAMIIPAVLGGDGQVLDVGRARRLIDGPLRRALVLRDKGCAFPGCERPPQWCHGHHLKAWADGGTTCLANSVLLCGFHHREIHHGLWEVRMRPDGLPEFLPPAFVDPLRRAVRNTLHRRC